A stretch of Veillonellales bacterium DNA encodes these proteins:
- a CDS encoding DUF4446 family protein produces MNYLVQFSALVMANLQYVLLAMTAMIFLALIIFIHINIKLSRMNRRYRKMMQGMEGANLERLLTDHIEEVRQAMVKIDSAAAAYNAIVKTLQHCVQKMGIVRFNAFEDTGSDLSYAIALLDSADNGIVLSSIFGRNESRSYAKPVINGQSSYFLTEEEKQALQQAMGKKSFS; encoded by the coding sequence ATGAATTATTTGGTTCAATTCTCAGCTTTAGTTATGGCCAACTTGCAGTATGTGTTATTGGCAATGACGGCTATGATTTTTTTGGCACTTATTATTTTTATTCATATTAATATTAAGCTGTCCCGAATGAATCGCCGCTATCGCAAAATGATGCAGGGCATGGAAGGAGCGAATTTGGAGCGATTGTTAACAGATCATATTGAAGAAGTTCGACAGGCTATGGTCAAAATTGATTCGGCGGCGGCGGCATATAATGCTATCGTAAAAACGCTGCAGCATTGTGTGCAAAAAATGGGAATTGTTCGCTTTAATGCTTTTGAAGATACCGGCAGCGATTTAAGTTATGCGATTGCCTTACTGGATTCGGCTGACAACGGGATCGTTTTGTCCAGCATTTTTGGCAGAAATGAGTCCCGATCTTACGCCAAGCCCGTCATCAACGGTCAGTCTTCTTATTTTTTGACGGAAGAAGAAAAGCAGGCACTACAGCAGGCAATGGGAAAAAAATCTTTTTCTTAG
- a CDS encoding AAA family ATPase, protein MVKVIAIANQKGGVGKTTTAVNLSSCLAELGKKVLLVDIDPQGNSTSGFGIDKAKIKRCVYDTLVNDVPAESVKLTTAIDQLELLPATIQLAGAEIELVSIMSRETKLKRALDKIKYNYDFVIIDCPPSLGLLTINSLTAANSVLVPIQCEFYALEGLSQLMKTVSLVQRNLNPALTLEGVVLTMFDARTNLSIQVVDEVKNHFRHKVYQTIIPRNVRLSEAPSHGQPVIKYDPKSKGAEVYFDLAREVIGDE, encoded by the coding sequence TTGGTAAAAGTAATTGCAATTGCCAATCAAAAAGGTGGTGTAGGTAAAACAACCACAGCGGTAAATCTAAGTTCATGTCTGGCGGAACTAGGGAAAAAGGTATTGCTGGTCGATATCGATCCTCAGGGGAACTCGACCAGCGGTTTTGGCATTGATAAAGCGAAAATCAAGCGGTGCGTCTATGATACTCTGGTCAATGATGTTCCGGCAGAGTCGGTTAAACTGACTACCGCTATTGATCAGCTTGAGTTATTGCCGGCAACGATTCAACTGGCTGGTGCCGAAATTGAATTGGTGTCGATTATGTCCCGGGAGACCAAGTTAAAGCGGGCATTGGATAAAATCAAATATAATTATGATTTTGTCATCATTGACTGTCCGCCGTCTTTAGGGCTGCTGACGATTAACTCGTTAACAGCGGCAAATTCCGTATTGGTTCCCATTCAATGTGAATTTTATGCTCTGGAAGGATTGTCTCAACTCATGAAAACGGTATCGTTGGTGCAAAGAAACCTAAATCCGGCCCTTACTTTGGAAGGGGTTGTACTGACAATGTTTGATGCCAGGACGAATCTTTCCATTCAAGTGGTGGATGAGGTAAAAAATCATTTCCGTCATAAGGTATATCAAACCATTATTCCCCGTAATGTACGGTTAAGTGAAGCTCCCAGTCACGGACAGCCGGTAATAAAATACGATCCAAAATCGAAGGGGGCGGAAGTATATTTTGATTTAGCGAGAGAGGTGATTGGTGATGAATAA
- a CDS encoding aspartate ammonia-lyase produces the protein MRWEKDLLGRRQVPDDVYYGIHTLRAVENFPLSGQRVNPRLIAAIALIKKTAAEVNRDLGYLPENVANAIIQAADEIAAGKWSEQFVTDALQGGAGTSTNMNVNEVVANRAIEILGGKRGEYELVHPLNHVNLHQSTNDVYPTALRLAAIWLLEPLNSGCAALQQALQDKEAEFSGIIKVGRTEMQDAVPITLGQEFSAYAGCIGRDRWRLYKVEERLRQVNLGGTAVGTGLNAPKKYIYMVNDRLRNYAKVGLARAENMIDVTQNTDVFVEVSGLLKALAVNLAKIANDLRLLSSGPRAGFGEIRLPERQAGSSIMPGKVNPIIPEAVNQASFQIMASDLAITLAAQAGQLELNAFLPLIAHHLLGSLELLVNSIDMFTKYCIKDIGAQSEQCRLSLENSLVAVTALTPHIGYDAATQIARDAVVSGKTVRQVVEAKRILTPQQLDGILDPQNMTRPGK, from the coding sequence ATGCGCTGGGAAAAAGATTTGTTAGGCCGGCGCCAAGTACCGGACGATGTCTACTATGGGATTCATACCTTACGGGCCGTAGAAAATTTTCCCTTATCAGGGCAGAGGGTGAATCCTCGTTTGATTGCCGCCATAGCTCTCATCAAGAAAACTGCGGCAGAAGTGAACCGGGATTTAGGCTATTTGCCGGAAAATGTTGCTAACGCCATTATTCAGGCTGCGGATGAAATAGCAGCCGGAAAGTGGTCGGAGCAATTTGTAACCGATGCGCTGCAGGGCGGTGCCGGTACATCAACCAATATGAATGTAAATGAAGTCGTAGCCAATCGGGCTATTGAAATTCTAGGCGGCAAGCGGGGAGAGTATGAATTGGTGCATCCACTGAATCATGTCAATTTGCACCAATCGACAAATGATGTTTATCCCACTGCCTTGCGGTTGGCCGCTATTTGGCTGCTGGAACCGCTAAACAGCGGCTGTGCGGCGCTGCAGCAGGCACTGCAGGATAAAGAAGCGGAATTTTCCGGAATTATTAAGGTCGGGCGAACCGAAATGCAGGATGCGGTGCCGATTACGCTGGGGCAGGAATTCAGTGCTTATGCCGGGTGCATTGGCCGGGATCGCTGGCGGCTGTATAAAGTGGAGGAGCGTCTCAGACAGGTGAATCTGGGAGGAACTGCGGTAGGAACAGGTTTAAATGCTCCGAAAAAATATATCTATATGGTCAATGACCGGCTGCGCAATTATGCCAAGGTGGGATTGGCCCGGGCGGAAAACATGATTGATGTCACGCAAAATACCGACGTATTTGTCGAGGTATCCGGTTTGTTAAAAGCACTGGCAGTCAATCTGGCTAAAATTGCCAATGATTTGCGGCTTTTGTCCTCCGGGCCCCGGGCCGGGTTTGGCGAGATACGCTTACCGGAGCGCCAGGCGGGTTCGTCGATTATGCCGGGAAAAGTGAATCCTATTATTCCTGAGGCAGTAAATCAGGCCTCATTCCAGATTATGGCTTCTGATTTGGCAATAACCCTGGCGGCCCAGGCCGGACAATTGGAACTGAATGCATTTTTGCCATTGATTGCCCATCATTTGCTGGGAAGTTTAGAATTACTAGTGAATAGTATAGACATGTTTACTAAGTATTGCATAAAGGATATTGGGGCGCAGTCGGAGCAATGCCGGCTATCACTGGAAAATAGCTTGGTTGCGGTTACGGCACTAACGCCTCATATTGGCTATGATGCAGCTACGCAGATTGCCCGGGATGCTGTTGTTAGCGGCAAGACGGTTCGTCAGGTCGTCGAAGCTAAAAGAATTTTAACGCCTCAGCAATTGGACGGAATATTAGATCCGCAAAATATGACTCGGCCGGGGAAATAG
- a CDS encoding YkuS family protein yields MQGIIAVERNLSKLMEALETEGYDVVDLDHVNMDTVDAVIVSGADINLMNMQDIHTNVPVIHAAGKSSDEILEELERL; encoded by the coding sequence ATGCAAGGAATTATCGCAGTGGAAAGAAATCTGAGCAAATTGATGGAGGCCTTGGAAACGGAAGGCTATGATGTTGTGGATTTGGATCACGTAAACATGGATACGGTGGATGCTGTTATTGTCAGCGGGGCTGATATCAATCTGATGAACATGCAGGATATCCATACGAACGTGCCGGTTATTCATGCGGCAGGGAAGTCGTCAGATGAAATACTGGAAGAACTTGAGCGGCTGTAA
- a CDS encoding methionine synthase has protein sequence MAIFNARLTGINRAELLRYAGLTKKPNYFPESLLSEACNQGHILSQPKGCWQNYDYDAATGMILADSPLKLTGASICSHLASATAVAILAVTIGPALEQQVTQNFSNGEYTAGLLLDAAGTVAVESAADQLNKLITRQAAGQGLTTLRRFSPGYGDWNITVQPYILSLAQQQTIGITTTERCMLLPRKSVTAIIGLKPADETHLLSCYTSDNNCSNCNKTNCFARKEFTER, from the coding sequence ATGGCAATATTTAACGCCCGGCTGACGGGAATCAACAGAGCGGAACTGCTGCGCTATGCTGGATTGACAAAAAAACCCAATTATTTCCCTGAATCATTATTGTCGGAAGCCTGCAATCAAGGTCATATTCTGTCACAACCAAAAGGCTGCTGGCAAAATTACGATTATGATGCCGCAACCGGAATGATCCTGGCGGATTCCCCTTTAAAATTAACGGGAGCCAGTATCTGTTCCCACCTGGCATCGGCTACCGCCGTTGCTATTCTGGCGGTTACTATCGGTCCGGCGCTGGAACAACAAGTTACACAAAATTTCAGCAACGGAGAATATACCGCCGGTCTCTTGCTTGATGCCGCAGGCACTGTAGCCGTAGAAAGTGCCGCCGACCAATTAAACAAACTTATTACTCGGCAAGCAGCCGGTCAGGGACTTACGACACTGCGCCGCTTTAGTCCCGGTTATGGCGATTGGAATATTACCGTTCAGCCTTATATCTTATCACTGGCCCAACAACAAACAATAGGCATTACTACAACCGAACGCTGCATGCTGCTGCCCCGTAAATCCGTTACAGCAATCATCGGCCTAAAACCGGCAGATGAGACTCACCTATTATCTTGCTATACTAGCGATAACAACTGCAGCAACTGCAATAAAACTAATTGTTTCGCCCGAAAGGAGTTCACAGAACGATGA
- a CDS encoding homocysteine S-methyltransferase family protein has protein sequence MTIFDGAMGTMLQQAGLQPGACPETLNIDNPAAVTNIHRQYIENGADIIETNTFGANRIKLNHYGLANKVPLLTAAGVKAARAAAGRNTKIAGSVGPTGRFISPLGDLAFDLAVEVYTEQITALTKAGVDFIIIETIIDIQEMRAALLAAKSISDTPVICQLSFGEDGRTVTGTDPETAAIILEAMGADIIGANCSLGPAQLLPIVSTLTQSCHRPISVQPNAGMPRLINGQTEFPMTPADLAVWAPKLANAGASYIGGCCGTTPQHINAMHHALNGTISRPQQPITLTKHTALTSRSKTVSIGPGLPKTIIGERINPTGRKALSADIQSRQLIAVKKEALAQIKAGASILDVNMGVPGIDQAAAMKQAIEELSMLVDAPLSIDTSDPAALEAGLRAYPGRALINSVSAEPERLTNFLPLAKKYGAAILCLPVSPSGIPATAGERVAVMRQIIHAALSAGLRPQDFILDALVLTVAADNTAAAETLETLKLYRKYFGYPATMGLSNISYGLPRREIINSTFCAMALASGLDAPILNPYNQLMQDVLSAAAVLLGYDINGRNYSLSFAAAGAPLQPSTGKKRTNKDILAEIRETVIQGEKAAVIPLIKQALKQGYPANDITQKGLTAAMNEIGQAFGAGRCYLPQVLLSAETMRAAFQTIKEILPAQKNATAGKVVLATVKGDIHDLGKNIVAALLENSGFEVIDLGKDVTPENIVKAATRCQADIIGLCALMTTTMPQIDITINQLKTSGCKARILVGGAVLTAEYAAQAGANAYAANGIEAITKAKILMESES, from the coding sequence ATTACAATTTTTGACGGTGCCATGGGCACAATGCTGCAGCAAGCCGGCCTGCAGCCGGGAGCCTGCCCGGAAACCCTGAATATTGACAACCCCGCCGCCGTAACCAATATCCACCGGCAATATATTGAAAATGGCGCCGACATTATTGAAACAAATACCTTCGGTGCCAACCGGATCAAATTAAACCACTACGGACTTGCCAACAAAGTCCCGCTGCTTACTGCCGCCGGAGTAAAAGCAGCCCGTGCTGCTGCCGGAAGAAATACAAAGATAGCCGGTTCCGTCGGACCAACCGGCCGGTTTATATCTCCCCTTGGTGATTTAGCCTTTGATCTGGCGGTCGAAGTCTACACAGAACAAATTACCGCACTGACCAAAGCCGGTGTTGATTTTATTATTATTGAAACCATCATTGATATTCAAGAAATGCGTGCTGCTCTGCTGGCAGCAAAATCCATATCCGATACTCCGGTAATTTGCCAATTATCCTTTGGCGAGGATGGCCGAACTGTAACCGGAACCGATCCCGAAACCGCAGCTATCATCCTGGAAGCAATGGGAGCAGACATTATCGGCGCCAATTGCTCTTTAGGCCCGGCTCAGCTGCTGCCTATTGTTTCGACTCTGACCCAATCCTGCCACCGCCCGATTAGTGTTCAGCCAAATGCCGGAATGCCACGGCTCATTAACGGCCAAACCGAATTCCCCATGACCCCCGCCGATCTGGCCGTCTGGGCACCTAAACTGGCAAATGCCGGCGCAAGCTATATTGGCGGCTGCTGCGGCACAACACCGCAGCATATCAACGCAATGCATCACGCTCTGAACGGAACAATATCACGGCCACAGCAACCCATCACCCTCACAAAGCATACTGCTCTAACCAGCCGCAGCAAAACAGTATCCATCGGTCCCGGACTGCCCAAGACCATCATCGGTGAACGCATCAATCCCACCGGACGAAAAGCTTTGTCCGCCGACATTCAATCCCGGCAGCTTATTGCCGTAAAAAAAGAAGCCCTGGCACAAATAAAAGCCGGTGCCTCGATCCTGGATGTAAACATGGGTGTGCCGGGAATTGACCAGGCGGCCGCCATGAAACAGGCTATCGAGGAATTATCCATGCTGGTGGATGCACCACTCTCCATTGATACAAGCGATCCGGCAGCCCTGGAAGCAGGCTTAAGAGCCTATCCCGGCCGGGCGCTCATCAACTCAGTCAGTGCTGAACCGGAGCGATTGACCAACTTTCTGCCGCTGGCAAAAAAATATGGCGCCGCCATATTATGCCTGCCTGTCTCCCCAAGCGGCATCCCCGCCACGGCAGGTGAACGGGTTGCTGTCATGCGGCAGATTATCCATGCTGCCCTGTCAGCCGGTTTGCGGCCCCAGGATTTTATCCTGGATGCCCTAGTGCTGACCGTAGCCGCCGACAATACAGCCGCAGCCGAAACACTGGAGACTTTAAAACTTTACCGGAAATATTTCGGTTATCCGGCGACAATGGGATTAAGCAATATCTCCTATGGCCTCCCCCGCCGGGAAATTATTAACAGCACTTTTTGCGCCATGGCACTGGCTTCCGGTCTGGATGCCCCTATCCTCAATCCCTATAACCAGCTAATGCAGGATGTGCTATCCGCTGCAGCCGTTCTCTTAGGCTATGATATCAATGGCCGGAATTACAGTTTATCCTTTGCTGCCGCCGGCGCCCCTCTCCAGCCGAGCACAGGGAAAAAAAGAACGAACAAAGATATTCTAGCCGAAATCCGGGAAACTGTCATACAAGGCGAAAAGGCAGCCGTCATTCCTTTAATAAAACAAGCATTAAAACAGGGTTATCCCGCCAACGACATCACCCAAAAAGGTCTGACCGCCGCGATGAATGAAATCGGTCAAGCCTTTGGCGCCGGCCGCTGCTACCTTCCCCAAGTCCTGCTGTCTGCCGAAACCATGCGAGCCGCTTTCCAAACTATTAAAGAAATTTTACCAGCGCAAAAAAACGCTACCGCCGGTAAAGTTGTGTTGGCCACAGTAAAAGGAGATATTCATGACTTAGGAAAAAACATCGTAGCCGCTCTGTTGGAAAACAGCGGCTTTGAAGTCATTGACTTGGGCAAAGATGTCACACCGGAAAACATCGTAAAGGCAGCAACCCGCTGTCAGGCAGACATTATCGGTCTCTGCGCTTTAATGACCACCACTATGCCGCAAATTGACATCACCATTAATCAACTAAAAACAAGCGGCTGCAAAGCCCGTATTTTGGTAGGCGGGGCCGTACTAACTGCTGAATACGCCGCTCAGGCCGGTGCTAACGCCTATGCCGCTAATGGGATTGAAGCCATTACGAAAGCTAAGATCTTGATGGAAAGCGAGTCATAG
- a CDS encoding DUF554 domain-containing protein: MKGTLVNVVTILVGSSAGLLLKSGIPSKYQDILMQGMALSVGLIGLQMALKTQNILIVIISMGLGAVIGEALNIDRWLNRLGECLTSRLGGRYGDVGQGFITATLVFCIGAMAIVGSIQDGLTGDAGTLYAKSIIDGIAAAVFASGMGIGVAFSSLSVLVYQGGITLLAGALGPVLSDRAIVEMTAVGGLLIVAISLLMLKIHTIKVANLLPAIPLAAVIAIFWPA; the protein is encoded by the coding sequence ATGAAGGGGACATTGGTTAATGTGGTAACGATATTAGTGGGATCCTCCGCCGGACTGCTGCTGAAAAGTGGAATTCCTTCAAAATATCAGGATATTCTTATGCAGGGCATGGCGCTTTCGGTTGGTTTAATTGGTTTACAAATGGCATTAAAGACACAAAATATACTGATTGTCATTATAAGTATGGGTTTGGGCGCCGTTATCGGCGAAGCGCTGAATATTGACCGGTGGCTCAACCGGCTGGGGGAATGCCTGACAAGTCGGCTGGGGGGAAGGTATGGTGATGTGGGGCAGGGGTTTATTACTGCTACTTTGGTGTTTTGTATCGGCGCAATGGCTATTGTTGGCTCGATACAGGACGGATTAACCGGTGATGCCGGCACACTTTATGCCAAATCCATAATTGACGGAATTGCAGCGGCAGTATTTGCTTCCGGTATGGGAATCGGAGTAGCTTTTTCCAGCTTATCCGTTCTGGTGTATCAGGGGGGGATTACTTTATTGGCCGGAGCGCTGGGGCCGGTTCTAAGTGATAGGGCTATTGTTGAGATGACAGCAGTCGGCGGGCTGCTGATTGTTGCCATCAGCTTGCTAATGTTAAAGATTCATACCATCAAAGTTGCTAATTTATTGCCGGCTATTCCGCTGGCAGCCGTAATCGCCATTTTTTGGCCGGCATGA
- a CDS encoding ParB/RepB/Spo0J family partition protein produces MNKQARGLGRGLEALFSTAAAAEEDQDQVSGISVQEIVPNQFQPRRVFDEEALAELTQSIQQYGVLQPIVVRRTLKGYELVAGERRWRASQKAGLSVIPAVVREYTDSEMTEIALIENLQREDLNPLEEAAAYKMLMEKFGLTQEEVARKIGRSRSLIANTLRLLKLHPVVQEYVSRGTLSMGQVRPLLALGNPELQLEAAEMIIEEDLSSRDAEELVKRIGKTKRKPRTEIVEKDREIFVVEAEDRLKLILGTQVKIKPGKLKSKIEIEFYSADDLDRIIEVLSAQQTAVATRPRGPMVV; encoded by the coding sequence ATGAATAAACAGGCACGAGGCCTGGGGAGAGGACTGGAAGCCTTATTTTCCACCGCGGCTGCGGCAGAAGAGGATCAGGATCAGGTCAGCGGAATCTCTGTTCAGGAAATCGTCCCCAATCAGTTTCAACCACGGCGTGTGTTTGATGAAGAAGCCTTGGCTGAGCTAACCCAATCAATTCAACAATACGGCGTTTTGCAGCCAATCGTGGTTCGCCGGACACTAAAAGGTTATGAACTGGTTGCCGGAGAAAGACGCTGGCGGGCCTCTCAGAAGGCAGGGTTGTCGGTTATTCCGGCTGTTGTTCGTGAATATACCGATTCTGAGATGACGGAGATTGCCCTGATTGAAAATTTACAACGGGAAGACTTGAATCCCCTCGAAGAAGCGGCGGCTTATAAAATGCTGATGGAAAAATTCGGTCTTACTCAGGAGGAAGTCGCCCGTAAAATTGGTCGCAGTCGCTCCTTAATTGCCAATACCCTTCGGCTGTTGAAACTGCATCCTGTTGTACAAGAATATGTTTCACGTGGAACATTATCCATGGGGCAGGTGCGGCCGCTGTTGGCCCTGGGAAACCCGGAACTTCAGCTTGAAGCGGCAGAAATGATTATAGAGGAAGATTTATCGTCACGGGATGCGGAAGAATTAGTAAAACGTATCGGTAAAACGAAACGAAAGCCTAGAACAGAGATTGTTGAAAAAGACAGAGAAATTTTTGTAGTGGAAGCTGAAGATCGGTTAAAGCTGATATTAGGGACTCAGGTAAAAATTAAACCGGGGAAATTGAAGAGTAAAATTGAAATTGAATTTTATTCTGCCGATGATTTGGATCGAATCATTGAAGTTCTTTCCGCTCAACAGACTGCTGTTGCGACCCGGCCGCGGGGACCGATGGTTGTCTGA
- the hydF gene encoding [FeFe] hydrogenase H-cluster maturation GTPase HydF gives MQDTPKGGRLHIAIFGRRNAGKSSLINALTSQDIALVSDVPGTTTDPVYKAMEILPVGPVMIIDTAGIDDVGELGTLRIERTMQVLHKADEALLVIDPAAGITSYERKLIADIRHRNVPLIGLVNKSDIVSINEETVRKWQQATGLDLLLVSAKTKQGIEEVKQQIIAKAPDNWDGPPIIGDLINAGDTVVLVVPIDLAAPKGRLILPQVQTIRDVLDHDAYSIVVKERELKEALDQLRQLPKLVVTDSQEFLKVAADTPPEVQLTSFSILFARHKGDLETLVAGARAIDSLKPGDRVLIAEGCTHHRQADDIGQVKIPRWLRQMVGGELEFEWVSGGTFPPDLQQYQLIVHCGACMLNRREMLYRLSQARLMKVPIVNYGVLIAYVHGILHRALMPFPLAQMILEE, from the coding sequence ATGCAAGATACACCGAAAGGCGGCAGATTGCATATTGCAATTTTTGGCCGGCGAAACGCCGGAAAGTCCAGCCTGATAAATGCTTTGACCAGTCAGGATATAGCTTTAGTATCCGACGTACCGGGGACAACAACCGATCCGGTATACAAGGCGATGGAAATACTGCCCGTCGGTCCGGTGATGATCATTGATACTGCCGGCATTGATGATGTGGGTGAACTGGGAACGCTGCGGATTGAGCGAACGATGCAGGTATTGCATAAGGCAGACGAGGCGCTTCTGGTTATTGATCCGGCAGCCGGTATTACTTCTTATGAGAGAAAGTTGATTGCCGATATTCGCCACCGGAACGTACCTCTTATTGGCCTTGTCAATAAAAGTGATATTGTGTCAATTAACGAGGAAACAGTAAGAAAATGGCAGCAAGCGACCGGACTGGACTTGTTATTGGTGAGTGCTAAAACGAAACAGGGAATAGAGGAAGTTAAGCAGCAGATTATTGCTAAAGCGCCGGACAATTGGGATGGTCCGCCGATTATCGGTGATCTGATCAATGCCGGTGATACGGTGGTGCTGGTCGTACCGATTGATCTGGCAGCGCCGAAAGGGCGGCTGATATTGCCTCAGGTTCAGACGATCCGTGATGTTCTGGACCATGATGCTTACAGTATTGTAGTAAAAGAACGGGAGCTGAAGGAAGCCCTGGATCAGTTAAGGCAGCTGCCGAAACTGGTTGTTACCGACTCTCAGGAATTTTTAAAAGTGGCAGCCGATACACCGCCAGAGGTACAGCTTACTTCTTTTTCCATTCTGTTTGCCCGTCATAAAGGCGATCTGGAAACACTGGTGGCCGGGGCCAGGGCCATTGATAGCTTGAAACCGGGAGATCGGGTGCTGATTGCCGAGGGCTGTACTCATCATCGTCAGGCAGACGACATCGGACAAGTAAAGATTCCCCGGTGGCTGCGGCAAATGGTGGGAGGAGAACTGGAGTTTGAATGGGTGTCGGGAGGAACATTTCCGCCGGACTTGCAGCAATACCAACTAATTGTTCATTGCGGCGCTTGCATGCTGAACCGCCGGGAAATGCTATACCGGTTATCCCAGGCCCGACTGATGAAAGTGCCGATTGTAAATTACGGGGTATTAATTGCTTATGTCCATGGCATCTTGCATCGGGCTTTAATGCCGTTTCCTTTGGCGCAGATGATTTTGGAAGAGTGA
- a CDS encoding M23 family metallopeptidase, with product MVSKLQRPDRREYTLIIVPHRGQAVRSIRIPIRMVKIGLAALCAVLFIVAGTFVNYQHTVSAANSEKAELERLRQVNDDQGQQLEELGQATAALQQDMNRLDALDNEIRRLVNSDEASGASRGGIVRSNSGLYHGQGGPMVTPSVQDLTKLVRELQQGVQAREASLTSLRDAVAAQQVRLAATPSIWPAGGDVTSRFGWRSSPWGRGSDWHPGIDIANSAGTPIVATADGIVTESGWNSGGYGNMVQIDHGNGIVTIYGHTSQVLVSRGMQVKKGEVIAYMGSTGLSTGSHVHYEVRVNGTAVNPASFL from the coding sequence TTGGTATCAAAATTGCAAAGGCCGGATCGAAGAGAATATACGCTAATAATTGTTCCGCACCGAGGGCAGGCTGTACGCAGTATTCGAATTCCAATTCGAATGGTTAAAATTGGGTTAGCGGCTTTATGTGCGGTGCTTTTTATTGTGGCAGGAACATTTGTAAATTATCAGCACACTGTCAGTGCGGCAAATTCCGAGAAGGCCGAACTGGAACGATTGCGGCAGGTTAATGACGATCAGGGGCAGCAACTGGAGGAGCTGGGACAAGCCACGGCAGCCCTCCAGCAGGATATGAATCGGCTGGATGCCCTGGATAATGAAATCAGGCGGCTCGTAAACAGTGACGAAGCCAGCGGGGCTTCCCGGGGCGGGATTGTGCGGTCGAACAGCGGACTGTACCACGGCCAGGGCGGGCCGATGGTAACGCCGAGCGTGCAGGATCTTACCAAGCTGGTTCGGGAATTGCAGCAGGGAGTGCAGGCTCGCGAGGCGAGTCTTACTTCATTGCGGGATGCAGTGGCGGCACAACAGGTTCGTTTGGCGGCGACGCCTTCGATTTGGCCGGCAGGAGGGGATGTAACTTCCCGGTTCGGTTGGCGGAGTTCGCCCTGGGGCAGGGGCAGTGACTGGCATCCGGGCATTGATATTGCCAACAGTGCAGGTACGCCGATCGTTGCAACGGCAGACGGGATTGTGACAGAAAGCGGTTGGAATAGCGGCGGCTACGGCAATATGGTTCAAATTGATCATGGTAACGGCATTGTTACTATTTATGGACATACTTCGCAAGTGTTGGTCAGTCGGGGGATGCAAGTAAAAAAAGGGGAAGTAATCGCCTATATGGGCAGCACTGGGCTGAGCACCGGTTCTCATGTTCACTATGAAGTGCGGGTGAACGGCACGGCGGTGAATCCAGCCAGCTTTCTGTAG
- a CDS encoding polymer-forming cytoskeletal protein, giving the protein MFGRKQDAGFSENVATIIGRETEFKGTLTAKGSIRVEGQLEGEVVSSGHLVIGETGMVKANIQAQAAIFAGTVIGNVTASGQLELLPTAKLYGDITVGSLVIGEGALFKGACVMRQENQQQAD; this is encoded by the coding sequence ATGTTTGGTAGAAAGCAGGATGCGGGTTTTAGCGAGAATGTAGCAACGATAATCGGCAGGGAGACTGAGTTCAAAGGCACGCTTACAGCTAAAGGATCCATTCGGGTTGAGGGGCAGCTGGAAGGGGAAGTGGTATCTTCCGGTCATTTGGTTATTGGCGAAACAGGTATGGTGAAAGCAAATATCCAGGCTCAAGCGGCTATTTTTGCCGGAACGGTTATCGGCAATGTAACAGCATCAGGGCAATTGGAGCTTTTGCCGACCGCTAAATTATACGGGGATATTACCGTGGGTTCGTTGGTAATTGGCGAAGGGGCGTTGTTTAAAGGCGCTTGCGTAATGCGTCAGGAAAATCAGCAACAGGCCGACTAG